One Euphorbia lathyris chromosome 1, ddEupLath1.1, whole genome shotgun sequence DNA segment encodes these proteins:
- the LOC136216294 gene encoding F-box protein At5g03100-like, translating into MAATGGASIVETEGSCDSENEINRINSGEEDEDRISALPDVLIHRILSLLPTTDSVKTMVLSKSWKYRWTRVSVLKFVYNTCIYNGMSIDQFSNFIDKTLNLHDDCSNIDKFVIKMTSYSERIPNKDPWIRFAVKKHVKELIVFLTINSPYPLPEFLFNNSSLVKLKLLYCDLMTIGNVNWGSVKILRLYDCALQKGGIENVLSGTPMLEYLELHRCNLFDAVVIASKSVKILLLDSFNSSNIEISCPNVERLRISGLIGLTSPKLMNLRSSVYVTFDFFYDYDRYDYNVQDCINLVSQTIMQVHHVEKLDIGPYLMNVLKIA; encoded by the exons ATGGCTGCTACTGGCGGAGCTTCCATAGTGGAAACGGAAGGAAGCTGCGATTCggaaaatgaaattaatagaatcaattCGGGCGAAGAAGATGAAGACCGCATTAGTGCCTTACCGGATGTCCTGATTCACCGCATCCTCTCCCTTCTGCCGACAACCGATTCAGTGAAGACTATGGTTTTATCCAAATCGTGGAAGTATCGATGGACTCGTGTATCAGTTCTCAAATTCGTCTATAATACGTGTATTTATAATGGTATGTCTATCGATCAATTTTCCAATTTCATCGATAAAACCCTAAATCTCCATGATGATTGCTCCAATATCGACAAATTCGTCATCAAAATGACAAGTTACTCTGAAAGAATTCCTAACAAGGATCCATGGATACGTTTTGCTGTGAAAAAGCATGTAAAGGAACTCATTGTGTTTCTCACTATCAACTCCCCGTATCCCTTGCCAGAATTTCTTTTCAACAATTCTTCATTAGTTAAATTGAAGTTACTTTATTGTGATCTTATGACGATTGGGAATGTAAATTGGGGATCTGTCAAGATTTTGCGTTTATATGATTGTGCACTGCAAAAGGGAGGGATTGAGAATGTTTTATCCGGTACTCCTATGCTTGAATACTTGGAATTACACCGCTGCAATTTGTTTGATGCTGTTGTTATTGCTTCTAAAAGTGTGAAAATTCTTCTTTTGGATTCATTTAATTCTAGTAACATTGAAATCTCATGTCCCAATGTTGAGAGATTGAGAATTTCAGGTCTAATAGGGCTTACATCTCCTAAATTAATGAATTTGCGGTCTTCAGTTTATGTTACTTTTGATTTTTTCTACGATTACGACCGATACGACTACAATGTACAAGACTGCATAAATTTGGTTAGTCAGACTATTATGCAGGTTCATCATGTTGAGAAGCTAGATATTGGGCCTTACTTGATGAAT gTTCTAAAGATTGCATAG